TTTGCGGTCGGCGATCCCTACACCCTTTGGAGTATGCCAATCGTCACGTGAACCTTCTGCCCGGATGTGTAGACCTAGTGGCTACCGGGATTTTGCATTTCCTTCCTGGGGCTAGAGCCGACGCCGTCCGCAAGCATTTTAAGCGGGCGGTGTTGTGCTGATCTGAACCACCGCCCCGTCGCAGCATCCCGCTCCCGCGCGCGGAGGCGGCCCATGAAGCGAATACCCACGAGCGAAGCGATCATCACCGTCGCCTTGTTGGTGATGTTCGCACTCGTGATCTGGTTTGGCGCCATGCCCTGAGCACCGGACGTCCGGCGCGACGAGCCCGGAAGATCTCGAGCGGCTGGACGGGCGACGGTTTGGTGCTCCCGACACCCAAGTCACTGAGCCGGCGTGAAACGCCGAATCTCAGGCATTCTCGGCGTCGCGAATAACCTCGAACGGCAAGGGGGGGACGTTGTATTCGGCGATGTTCAGCTTCCAGATGTGGTGGTCGTCCGTGCCGCCGGCCGACGCAAATCCAAGCCTCTTGTACAGGTCGCGCACCAATCCGTTCTTGGCGGTGGGGAGGTAGCTGCCCTCCAGCGTATCGACACCGTTCAAGCGGCAATGGCGGACGAGCTCGGCAACGATGGCTTCCTCGACCCGTCGGCCGAGGACCCGGCAGCTCATCAACCAGGTGTCGATGTCGTAAGCCGTGTCCTTCTTTCGCGCAATGACGACGCCGATAACTCCGTTGTCGCCAAAGCGGTCGCGAAGCCTGATCTGGAAAGTCAGGCAATCCGGCGAACGCGACATCGTCTCGACTTCGGAATGCGTGTAGCGACGCGTCGTCAGGTTGAATTGATTGGTCTTGTTGATGAGCTGTGCGATCCGCCCGAGATTGACGGCATCGAACGCGTGGAATTCGATCGTCATGCCGAGCGACGCCAGAAATTCATCCATGTCGCGAGACTTGGCCGACAGCTCCGCGCGCTGGGCATTCGCCTGATATTGGGCGCCGCGCTGACGATCCTCCTCGGAGAACGTGACGGCTTCGAAATAGCCCGCGTTCAACAGCGTGCGCGCGTAAAGCGAAGGATCGGCGGGAAGTTCGGGCACGGCCACCATCGGCAACGCCTTTCGCACCTGACTTCGCTCGGCGGGATTGTCGTCGAGCAGCACCAGGGAATCCAGACCAATATTCAGCGTCTTGGCGATCGCCTCGATGTTGGTCGCCTTGTCGCTCCAGTTGGCCTGAAAGACGGCAATGTGGTCCAGCTTCAGCAACATCTCGGGGTGTTCCAGGAAGGGCTGTCGCGCGACCTCATCCGTGTTCTTCGAGGACACCGCCAGGATCACACCGCGATCGCGCAGCTGAAGCGCCGTTCGCTGGATTTCGGAGAAGGCTTCTCCTACCCCATCGCCCTGTCCGAGAACGATGCCTTCCAGTCCATCGTCGCCGATCGTGCCGCCCCAGACCGTGTTATCGAGGTCGAGCACGAGGCATTTGCGGGCGTTGCCGCGGATCGCGCCAAGGAGGCGTCCAACATACTCAACGTAGATCGGTACCATCGTTTGCGCGAACGGCAACTTGTAGAGATTCCATTGGACGGGATTGTGCCAGTTCTGGGTTCCGATCGATTCCGCCAGGGCGGCGACATCGAGTATGTAGTCACCCCGCTTCGCGGCGAGCTCGCGAAGCCCGTCGTTGAAGTCCTGAATCTGGCGGCGCATCGACATGGACACTTGCGCGTCCATGCTTCCGAACAGCGGTTGCGGAGGGCAGGCAACGGTCTGAAAAATCACCGGCACGCCGGCGCCGCGCTCGAGACCCTCACGTATCATGCCCAAATAGTCGAGGGCGGACTGGTCCGACGGGGCGTTGCCGCCGCTGTTGAGGGGAAATCCGTGGAAATCCAGCGCCAGCAGAACGGCGTCGGGCTTGGAGGAATTGATCGCGGAGGATGGGTCGAGCGCTTCCTGCACAACCTGATCGTAATCAGCCTGAGTCACGCGCAGCAAGACGCCGTGGCGCGCGGCGCCTGCGGCGAGGGCAGGGGCGAACAGGCAGGTCGTACCATTGCCCAGCAATCCAAGATGAAACTCGCGAAGCGGCGAGAGCGCCTTCTTCTTGGTTCGCGCGCGCTCTATGCTCTTCGAAAGGCGGGTGAGCTGATCGGTGTTGAGGCACTTGGCGGCGAGCGCGACGATATCGGCGCCGCTCGGATCGTCGGAGGCGTCAAGCGCGCTGCATAGCGACTTGAAGTCCGCCGGCGGCGTCTCTAACCAAGGCAGTTCTTGAAGCTGAAACGTCATGGCGTCGACCCCGGGATGGTGTCATTGATCTAGCAGTTTGGATCCGGCGGTGCCGCTCGCGATCAACTTCTCACCCGCGTAAACCCGAAACTTCAGGCTGACGGTATGGGTGGAATGCGACACGTGCGTTAGCTCGCCGTTGAAAGTCGCTTCCTCGTCAATGTACAGCGGCTGATTGAAGTCGATCCGCCAGCTCGTGGCTAGCCCGAGGTCACCCGGCAAGTGCATTCCGACCAGATGCGAAAGTCTAGCGACCGTGAGCGCGCCGTACACCACGGGGCCCGAGAATCCGCGGCTCCGCGCGAATTCGGAATCGATATGAATGCGGCTCGAATCTCCCGACAGCTCTCGGAAGGTATCCATCTCGCTCTGACCGATCCGGAACGGAATCGAGACGGTCATGCCTTCCTTAAGCTCGTTCCATGCCAGCACTCGTGGCTTTTCGCTCAACGCGCAGCTCGCTGACGAATGACGTTGACGAACTCTCCGACGTTCTTCAGGGCGGCAACTTCGCCAGTCGAGAACTGGATCTTGAACTCCACCTCGACAGCGACGACCAGCCGGATATTGCTGAGGCTGTCCCACGCCGGCACTTCTGCCGCGGTCATTTCCGGATGGGGCGTTAGCGTGTCGTCGTCGAAGACGTCCCGGAAAATCGGCGTGAGGCGGGAATAAATTTCCTCGTCAGTCATCACTATCGTCCCATGATTTGGGTGAGTCGGCGGCGGCGTCGAAATTGCCAAGCAAGCCCCGAAAAATCCGCCTTTTCGGCGCGAGAACTAGCAGATGGCACCGGCATTCACAAGGCTCCTTCACCGCCTGCCCAGCATGGCGTCCAGGCGCGGGCCAAGTTCCGCGCTCAGTTGGGCGTAACCGGCCTTGTCGAGATGGACGTGATCGAGGAATTCGGACGCCGGAAGGGTGGCGAGCGGCCCAACGTAAACTCGGTCCGGAGGCTGTGGTGAGATGATTTGCACGAGTTGAGCCTGCAGCTCGGCAAACTTCTGCTGCGGAAGCAGGTCGGGCAATACCTTGGGGTTCTCGGTCGCGTAGAAGATCAGCGTGGGCTGCTTTGCCTCCGAGACGCGGCGCAGGATCCGATCCAGGGCTTGTCGCTGCGGGTTATCGGGAGCCAGATCGATCTTCTCGTACCGCGCGCGTGCGCGCATCAGGAGCACGACATCGCCAAGGTCGTCGCCGGTTGCGCCAGTCGAGCGTTGCAGCCGCTTGTCCGCTGCATCGCGCAGGCCCGCCAGGAAGTTGAAGGGACTGCCGTCGAACCACAGCGCCTGGAGAAAGTCGCGGGACCGGTACAGAAACCACCAGTTGACGAGGGCGTCGTGGCTCCATCCCGCAATTCCGCCAGCGCCCTTGCCGGTGGAATAGGTACCGTTGGAATCCACCGACAGAGTGTCCAACCAGAGACGGGTCCTGGTTTCGCCTTCACGATCGAAATCCCGGGAGAAAGACCGCAGGCTCAGATCGAACACGATGGCATCCGGCTTCGAGGGCAGCACGATGCGCACAAGGTTCTCAAGATCGGTCGGAAGCGTTCCGTTCATGCCGAAGTTGGCGACGAGCACCTTTTGACCGGGATGCTTCTCGGCAAGCCAATTCTGCAACTGGCGCGACAAGGTGTGCGCCTGCCAGGCGGTATCGCCTTTGTCCCGCATGGCCCGGCCGAAGATCAGGGAGTCGCCCAGAACGGCAACCTTCACTCCGTCGAACTTCCGAAACTCCTCGAGCTTGGCATAAAGAGCTGCCGGCGACTGGACGTCGATCGTTGTCTGAAAGATGCCGCTGGCCGGGGCGGCCATTCGCAAGACCACATCCAGGCAGGCCAGTATCGCGATCAGCGCGGCAACCGTCACGCCCAAACGCGAGAGGACGTCGCTGCCTCGGTATCCCTTTGTTTTTGGAGCCTCAACCATCAGCGTTCAGAAATTCTGGTAAACGAACAGCGCCTGGCCGGTGTTCGACAGCAGCACGATGATGGCGATCTTCGCGGCCAGCCACACGATCTTGAGAATGTCGTCGCGTCCCAATGTCATGGATACAGCCCCAGCATCTTGCCGTAGATCGCGCCCCATTCCGAGTAGGATTTGAGCCAAAGGATCAGCGTTGTCGAGACGAATGCGTAAACGAGAAAGCGGCGGAGATAGATCGAAGCCCCGGTGGCGACCGGCCCCTTCTTGACGCCGACATATTTGCGGACGAGCTGGCTCGCAACCAGGGCT
This Bradyrhizobium sp. CCBAU 53421 DNA region includes the following protein-coding sequences:
- a CDS encoding HAD-IIIC family phosphatase — its product is MTFQLQELPWLETPPADFKSLCSALDASDDPSGADIVALAAKCLNTDQLTRLSKSIERARTKKKALSPLREFHLGLLGNGTTCLFAPALAAGAARHGVLLRVTQADYDQVVQEALDPSSAINSSKPDAVLLALDFHGFPLNSGGNAPSDQSALDYLGMIREGLERGAGVPVIFQTVACPPQPLFGSMDAQVSMSMRRQIQDFNDGLRELAAKRGDYILDVAALAESIGTQNWHNPVQWNLYKLPFAQTMVPIYVEYVGRLLGAIRGNARKCLVLDLDNTVWGGTIGDDGLEGIVLGQGDGVGEAFSEIQRTALQLRDRGVILAVSSKNTDEVARQPFLEHPEMLLKLDHIAVFQANWSDKATNIEAIAKTLNIGLDSLVLLDDNPAERSQVRKALPMVAVPELPADPSLYARTLLNAGYFEAVTFSEEDRQRGAQYQANAQRAELSAKSRDMDEFLASLGMTIEFHAFDAVNLGRIAQLINKTNQFNLTTRRYTHSEVETMSRSPDCLTFQIRLRDRFGDNGVIGVVIARKKDTAYDIDTWLMSCRVLGRRVEEAIVAELVRHCRLNGVDTLEGSYLPTAKNGLVRDLYKRLGFASAGGTDDHHIWKLNIAEYNVPPLPFEVIRDAENA
- a CDS encoding MaoC/PaaZ C-terminal domain-containing protein; protein product: MSEKPRVLAWNELKEGMTVSIPFRIGQSEMDTFRELSGDSSRIHIDSEFARSRGFSGPVVYGALTVARLSHLVGMHLPGDLGLATSWRIDFNQPLYIDEEATFNGELTHVSHSTHTVSLKFRVYAGEKLIASGTAGSKLLDQ
- a CDS encoding acyl carrier protein; this encodes MTDEEIYSRLTPIFRDVFDDDTLTPHPEMTAAEVPAWDSLSNIRLVVAVEVEFKIQFSTGEVAALKNVGEFVNVIRQRAAR